The following proteins come from a genomic window of Nicotiana tomentosiformis chromosome 12, ASM39032v3, whole genome shotgun sequence:
- the LOC138903378 gene encoding uncharacterized protein, with the protein MENVGSPSNTTSPFTIGPSHPLYVHPSDSPDSQLRSNMLTSLSAKDKLGLLDGRVPQPPPNPPYYSYWERCNDMVKAWITNYVSREIATSVMCLKTAREVWKDINERFGKSNGSKYLQIQRKISTTTQGSSDIATYFTKLRSLWDELNSSYICPECSCGALPKFIEDHQLFQFLNGLKESYSTVKSAIMMMNPLPPIRKPYFLLQQDESQK; encoded by the exons ATGGAAAACGTAGGATCACCTAGTAATACGACCTCTCCTTTCACGATAGGTCCTTCCCATCCCTTGTACGTGCATCCTTCTGACAGTCCTGATAGTCAGCTG AGAAGCAATATGCTTACCTCCTTGTCTGCTAAGGACAAGTTAGGACTCTTAGATGGTAGGGTTCCTCAACCACCACCGAATCCCCCTTACTATTCATATTGGGAAAGGTGCAATGACATGGTGAAAGCCTGGATAACTAATTATGTGTCCAGAGAAATTGCCACCAGTGTTATGTGTCTTAAGACTGCAAGGGAAGTCTGGAAAGACATAAATGAGAGGTTTGGTAAGTCAAATGGGTCAAAGTACCTTCAAATCCAAAGGAAAATTAGTACAACCACTCAGGGATCATCAGATATTGCTACCTACTTCACTAAACTTAGAAGCTTATGGGATGAATTGAACTCTTCTTATATTTGTCCAGAATGCTCTTGTGGAGCACTTCCAAAGTTTATAGAGGACCATCAATTATTCCAGTTCTTGAATGGGTTGAAAGAGTCCTACTCTACTGTTAAGAGTGCCATCATGATGATGAACCCCCTTCCTCCTATAAGAAAACCTTACTTCCTCCTACAACAGGATGAGAGTCAAAAGTAG
- the LOC138903493 gene encoding uncharacterized protein, protein MEDISVFSCPTFPKTRTNRTEFNGAGNIKPSGSWTDPSGKRKKRRCTEQKPVLEDSLPEDFVNYWRKHFQEVDEFELPEEEASYSDLD, encoded by the exons ATGGAAGACATATCAGTTTTTAGTTGCCCTACTTTTCCAAAGACAAGAACCAAtag GACTGAGTTCAATGGAGCTGGTAATATTAAACCCTCAGGTTCGTGGACGGATCCTAGTGGAAAGCGTAAGAAG AGGAGGTGCACAGAGCAGAAACCTGTCCTTGAAGATTCCTTGCCAGAAGATTTTGTCAACTACTGGCGAAAGCATTTTCAAGAGGTTGATGAGTTTGAATTGCCAGAAGAGGAAGCATCGTACAGCGATTTGGACTAG